Proteins encoded together in one Miscanthus floridulus cultivar M001 chromosome 16, ASM1932011v1, whole genome shotgun sequence window:
- the LOC136510641 gene encoding uncharacterized protein, translating into MVSGARRASGSAEVRRGRGEDGRGGRGRAEDGQGHAKRAGAALPWAGARAAGLERPVWGGGRRWGRGVQGGRQRRAAVRGRRSGGGTSAGWGGRGRVGGRGGRRRWGHAGGGVPPCVGGACVGQGGAGARRRLWRCPGL; encoded by the coding sequence ATGGTGTCGGGGGCTAGGAGGGCGTCGGGGTCGGCCGAGGTGCGTCGGGGACGGGGAGAGGATGGCCGCGGTGGTCGGGGGCGTGCCGAGGACGGCCAGGGTCACGCCAAGAGGGCCGGGGCGGCGCTGCCGTGGGCTGGGGCGCGGGCCGCGGGGTTGGAGCGGCCGGTGTGGGGCGGCGGGCGCCGGTGGGGCCGCGGTGTTCAGGGCGGCCGGCAGAGGCGCGCCGCCGTGCGCGGGCGGCGGAGCGGCGGGGGCACGTCGGCGGGGTGGGGCGGGCGGGGGCGCGTCGGCGGGCGGGGCGGGCGAAGGCGGTGGGGACACGCCGGCGGGGGCGTGCCGCCGTGCGTGGGTGGGGCGTGCGTGGGGCAGGGCGGGGCGGGGGCGCGCCGCCGtctgtggagatgtcctggtttgtaa